ACTTTTTGTTTATTGTTACTTAAAGCCATTGTCTTTAATGACAAACGTTTTTTTGGTAAATTCCCAGCAGCTTTTTTCGCCCCTGTAACTGGATCAGTTTCAGAATCTGCTGTAGTAAATTCTTGTGAACTACTTTTAGCAACGGGTGCGGCTGTCATAAAAGGATTAACATAATAGAATCCTGCTCCTTTTAATGTTCCCACATATTTACCAAAAAGGGTCATTACTAAAGCTTCATTGGGATGAACAACTTTTAATCCTGCTATAAGTAACCATAAAGGTAATACCCAATAGAAGATACCTAAACCCAGTAAAATTCCACCTAAAACTGGTTGACTACCTTCACTCAAAATAAAAATCCCCCAAATAAAAGCAACAATTGATAAAACAATCCCCAACAACATCATTAAAAATACCGGCATACCCTTATGAGCTTTTAAAATCTTTTCTTCTGTCGGTTGTTTTAACGCTACTTTTTCATTATTCATTTGCTTCCTCCTTTGATATCATTTTGATATCACTTTAATCTTCATGCAAATAATATCATGACAAGATAAAATTAGCAAACTAAAGTAACGTCGCTTACAAAATCAAACAAAAAAGCACCTAAAAAGGCGCTTTTTTTCAAAAATTGTGGTTTAAAAAATTGATCTTTTTGTAAATTCTATTCTTATGGTAAAAAGCTACAAATTCTTATGGTTTTATATAAGCGTAGCCCTGCTCTTGAAGTTCGATTAAATCTAAAACACCAGCAGTAACAACTTCCACTCCCAGTGGCAATTCATCTTGTAGCATATGAAAAGCATTCATAGCATTTTGACAGGCATGAAAAGATACATTAGGATTTTCAGTAATAAAAGTTTGCGCACGTTTTAATTGATAGCTTTGAATGCCACTTCCATTTACGAGCAGGACAATTTTGGCATCACTGCGCAACTTTAGTAAATTGTAAATATTATTTGTTGCCTCTTGCCATTTGTTTATCTCATCAACATGAAATACTACTTTCATTTTTATTCCTCCTTGGCTATTCATGTAATTTGTGAGACTAATTAAATCTTCTTGTCTCATGTAAAAAAGCTTCTAGTCATAAATCTTTTTTGTAAAATATTTTAGTAAAAATGGCGAAGAAAGTGTCGTTAATAAAATTATTAAGACAAAGGCAGAATAATAATTTTCCGCTACCATATTGGCTTGAAATCCTAATTGAAGGATAATCAATGCCATTTCACCTCTTGAGACCATGCCAGAGCCAACCATGAGGCTACTATTGTTATCAAATCCCACAAGTTTGCTTCCAAGAAAGCCCCCAATAAGTTTTGAAAAGATTGCAATCGCGGTCAAAATTATGATCAACGTCAACTGTGATCCAATTCCAACAAAAGATATCTCCAAACCAATACTAACAAAAAAGACTGGAATAAATACGGCATAGCCAATTGCCTCAATATTACGAGAAACTTCTTGCCAAACTTTTGTCTGTCCAATCGCTACTCCCGTAAAAAAAGCCCCAATGACCGAGCTTAATCCAATAAAATCAGCTAAATAAGACATTCCTAGACACAAAACAAGTGAAACGATAATAATGGATGACTCGGCCATTAATTTCTTACTCAGTTCCATTAAGTAAGGTGCACCCCAACGAATTAAAAAGAATACTCCCATAAAAAATAGAAATTGTTCTAATAACATCAGACCTAACGAGGTATTACTGCTAGAACTTGTCCCAACCAATGACATACTAAGGCTAACAATCAGTACAACTAAGATGTCATCAACTACCGAAGCCCCCAAAATTGTTGAACCTTCTTTTGTATTAATCACATTTAATTCCTTTAATACTTCAACAGAGATGCTGACAGAAGTAGCAGCTAGTATTAATCCTAAGAAAAAAGATTGTGATAAGGAAATATGAAAAAGTGTTCCGCCAGCAGTTCCTAAAATAACAGGTAATAAAATTCCTAAAATTGCCACATACATTCCCGGTTTAAAATATTTTTTTAATAAAGATAAGTCACTTTCAATGCCAGCCAAAAACATTAACAATATGACACCAATTTCTGAAAAGTCTTCTACTAAAATATCTGGATGAACCCATTTTAAAGCAGCATTGCCTAATAAAATTCCTACTAGAAGTTGTCCAATTACAGCTGGAATACCTATTCTTCTTGAAAAATGACTTGCAATTGTTGTACTAGCTAAAATTAGACATAAAACCCCAATAAATTCCATCGTTTCCACCCTCTCTTTACCAAATCCAATATGGTTTATTAAATGTCAATTGGATTCACTATCAGTCTAGCGAAAAAGAAGCATTATGAGAAATATTAGTGCTTATTTGCAGCAAATTATTGCGAATTAACTTTTTTGATACTATTAAATTTATGATTAAAAATATCGCAACTAAAAATGGAACCAACACAAAAAAAGAGATGTCCCCCAGAAAGGAATACATCTCTAAATCGTTGGCAAGCCAACGTTCTAACCAAGTTAGAATTATTCCGCAGCGTTGGCGTCTTTGAGACCGTATTGAGAGCTGGATTACTTTCTGGTGGTACCTGACAGGCATAAAACAGCTTGGGTAAGGAATTCTTGAGGAAATTAAAAAGCTAATGTAACTCAGTAAAATTTGATTGAGAAGGTCAAAAGTATGGTCAAAAAATACTCGCCAGTATGTCAGACTATTCAAACTATTAATGGATAATTAGATGGATATTAATAGCAAGATGCTTTGAATGCCTTATCAGTGAATTCTTTTCTTTTCATTTCATCTAAAAGATAGTTGTCAAATTATCATCCTCACCAAAAATTTCAAATTAAAACAGTAATAATACCATCAAATCTTTAGTTTATCATAGCCAAATAATGTCCTCTATCAATCTTATTGATTAAGGTCATCATAAATCGTGCAGATTGAATAATTTCCTTATTACTTCTTTGATCAGTGTGAGATAGCACATTTATTACTTCCAAAAATTTACCTAACTTTGTAAGTTGTGTATTAGACATTTTTTCTTCATCAAGAGAATTGCAAATTAAAGTGACAATCTCCTTTTGATGTGATTTTTGAGGGAAAATACTATTTCCTGTTTTAAATTGTAAAAATTCTTCAAAGACACGTCGCATACTATTGGAAGAATGATAAGTATCACATTCTGTCAATTCATCAGAAAAATTTTTCTTGATAATTGATAAACTTCCTTAAATAGTTTCTTATACGGTTTAACTGCTGAATTTACAACCCTTAAATTACTTTTCGCTTCTATGTCCTTATATACTTCGTAATACTCAACAACTTTTATTCCAGAATTGTTTTTTGGTAATCCATAAGTCAATTGGCAAAAATCATTCCATACATGAGTTAGTACAAAAACTTGAGGATCACTTTCTTTTAACAACTGTTTGACGAGTTCTATTACAAAAAAGCGATTTGCATCGTCTAAACTTGAAATTGGATCATCCAACACTATCAATTCTATACTCTGCTTTAGATTTTCTTGTTTTTCATCTTCATATAATTCGTAAAAGAAAAACAACAGTGCTAATAAGTTTTTTTCGCCTTCACTTATGTCTTCAATACTAAGAGCCTCATTTGTAACTGAATGACCAATCCAATAATATGATTTATCTTTATCAGTTAATAAATTTAGCCTTAAATTAATTTCGTTATTCTCTAGAATAGTATTCACCAATTTTGGAAAGTCTGAAAAATTTGAACTTTTAGTTTCCAGATCAATAATTTTCTGCTTTGTTGCTTCATTATTTTTTTTTACCTGATTATATTCATCTTTATCAGCTTCGAGTTGTTTAAGCATCATTTGTATTCCTTTATCCTGCACAATAGCTAATCCAATTGCACCTCTGACAAGAACACTTTGTTTATTTATCAATGTATTAAGTTCATGTTTTCTATTCCGTATTTCAGTGATAACCTCATTATAATTTTGCTCAGCACTATTAAATATGAGAATGATCTCTTCTTTATTAATTTGAACTAAATCGTCTATGTTTTGAAGTTTTAGTTCAAATTTTTCAATAACTTGATTTACTTTATTTACCATATTATTTAAAGAAGTTATTAAAGTTTCTATTTTTTCTGTCGAGAGAACTTTATCTAGAAAAACTAATTTACTATTGAACTTTTCAATTTTTTCTATCCAATCATTTAAAGTTTCTATTGCTTTTAAAAATGCAAGTGTTGCTCTCTGCTTTTCACTAGAGTTATATAGCTCTACTCTTTGCTTTATCTCATCTAGTTCAATACTGCCGCCACAAAATTGACACTGATTTTCTTTCTGGTGGATATTTACACCATCATTTAACCACTTAACAATAATCGAAGACGGAATTAGTATATCCGTAAATTTTTGAGCCAAAAAACTAGCTGCATCGTCAACTATTAATTTGTCTTTGTCTGAAAATATTATATTTTCTATTACTATGGATTCGATACTTAATAATTCTTTTTCTAAACTTTTATCGCCTTTATACTCAATCAAAATATTTTCGTCTGCTTGAATTTTTTTTGCTGTTGCAATATCAGCTTGATAAAGATCAATAACTCGCTTAATGTCAATATTTCTCTGTTTTCTATTTATCGATAACGAACCTTTTTTTTGGTCGTACTTACTGTCAATTAGTAGCCGTATCTTACTTTCCGATGCATCAATATTTGTTTGATACACTTTTTCGTCTTTCAGCTGATCCTTTATTTCTTTAATTTGCTGTGCGTTACTAACCTGCTGCTCACCAAAAACTGCCCTTACACCTTGAATTTTTGAATCATTGTCTTCAATTAATAAATTATTTTTCACATATTCTCTATTAAAAAGTCGGCTATTATCCAAGCGACCATACTGTTCAACTAACCCTTTAGCTAATGAACTTTTTCCACATCCATTGTATCCAAAAATAATATTTTTTTGACAAAATTTGTCCACTGGTCCACTATAGTCTGAGAATGACTTAAGAGTATACGATTGAAGGTTATTAAGCATTTTTATTAACCTCATTTTTTTCTACTAATATTGGTAACTTGTCAGCTATTTTAGTTACCCATACTGGTGTATTGATACTCGATAATATTGGGCCGGAACCCAGCTTAGTAAAATACGTCTTATTAGTTACTTTACTGCTCAATAAAACAAATCTCATTATGTGATCCCCTTTTACTTTTCCATTTAGAGGTAGCAAATCCACCTCCAATTAACTGTATTAATTATATCACGCTCTTATTTGAACATGATATTTTTATAAGAGCAAAACAATTGTGGTTAAGTAAATAAAAAGGAGTAATGAATTAGCAGCATAAATTGTCAAATAATAAAATATCCATGTCCTTCTTATTCATAAGGCTCAAATTAGTAATACTACGAATTTTACTATGTTTATAACCGGATATATATTGTTCTATCAATCAACAAAAACAACACTTCTCATTAAAGATACTCAAATAAACTCTCATCTGATCCAACTTGAACTAAGGCTACTCCCCAGTTTAAAAGTAATTCATAAAATTCATTGATTTTGTTTACATATGCTTTCTTAATTGAATCTTTGTGCAAGACATAGTTTTTGTTGAGTTCAGATTTAATAATACTATTTTTGTCCCTTGCTATTCTATTACCGTTATAATGCTGTTGTATATCAACTTCCTCAATTATTCTTTTATCAATAAGATAATAGACAAAATACCTCAGCAACCAATATTTTTCCTGCATTCTTACACTTTTATCAGCATCGTAAGTAGAATGAACATCTTTTAACATGTTTTCTAAGATATTTAATAAATCTTTTACAGCATAGTCTTTTTTTATCCACAATATGATACTTAAGCATTTAGAATAATCATCTAAATTACTTTGGAGAATTTTTTTAAGGAGGTTTTGCCTATCAATTCTTTTTCATCAAATATCACCGAATAGAGAAGTATTTGATACACTTCTTGATTCCAACCATTAGATATACAATGATTTAATTTTTGTCTATACAGAGCTTTATTTTCTTTGAAATAAGCTCGGACAATACTTTTTAGTTTCTCTTTGTTGACTCTAAGCTCAATCAGTTGTTCTGTAAATGTAATAAATTTATTTGATAACCTTGAATCTTTCAATGAAGTGTCTAAGAATTTTTCATATATGTTAAACTTTGTCACATTTTCTCTAGTAATAAGAACTTGATTAAGCAATTCAGAAGAAATCTTTGAATACTTGAATTTATTCATTACTACTGAATATACACATTTTATAGCTCCTTTATTACCACGCGCTTCTTCGCTGATACAAAAATCTATGAAGTCATTTATTTTATTTTTCCAAACAAGAACTTTAGATTTATTACTAAGATCATCAAAATAATTAAATATCTCCATTTTTTGTCTATCATTTTTAAATGGAAAAGTATGTATCTCTGTTTTCTTGTCATTTAAAATCAAATTATATTCTCTACAAATTGAATTAAAATCCATAAGAAATTTCTCTTTTTCTGCATCCGTTGAAAAGGAGTACTTTATATCATCCACATACCTTGTGTATTTATGCCCTTTTTCCATTAGTTCTTTATCAACATAGCACATATAAAGCTCCGCTATTAATCTAGAAGTTATGCTACCTGTTGGAATCCCATGAGTCTCCCCATACTGGCATTTTTGAATTATACTATCTAAATCATTAGAGAAGCCCCCGCTTCTATTAGATTTAGAATTCTGTTTTCCATGGATAACCCAAGGAATACTATGTGTATAAAGAGTGTGATAAAAGTTTGACAAATCTAGCGATAATATATTACTTCCTCCAAAAAGGAGTCTCTGCTCCATCTTCTTAGTAAATTTAAAATCAAAGTCTAGTTCATTGAAATATTTAGACGTAGATTGCACATTTTTCTCAAACATCTCAATAAATTCCTCTTTGTGGTCTTCTAGGAAATAACACAGCTGCAAATAGCTAAAAAGATTAGGCATCTTGTACTCTCTTCTAGCATAGTTGCTTTTAGGGATATTAAAATAAATTGGTTCTGTATCTACATTCTTTTTTACTTCTTTAAAATCATAATAGCTTCTCAAATCCGCTGCATTTAATAACTGATACAAATCTTGTAAACTTAAAAGTTTCAAATAAAAATTTTCTGGGATACCATAATGTTCTTCTATTTCATCATCTTGAATATAATCAGATTCAATTTTTTTCATCTTAACATCATAATATCCATATCTAACTAAAAAAGAAGCGTCAAAAATCGTGTTATACAAATTTCTAATATCATGGCTTTTCATACTTGTAATTTCTCCTATAAGATATATCCTATCAAATAAAATTTCTAGAATTTGATAAAAGCTTTAACGTACAGATTTGTAATCCTTTACTTCAAAATAAAGATTTTCTTAATTCATTGTACTACTTTTTCATTTTTTGAACCTGAATTTTAAATTTACTTCTAAAACTCAAGTTACTTAGTTTGAAATATCTCTGTAAGTTTCTCTCGCGTAAATACCACCTATTAAAGAGGATAAGCTCCAAAAATATGATTTAGAAAAAAACAAACCACATCCGAAAATGTAATCTGCCAAATTTTTTTAACAATGCTTTCCTTATTCCATATCACTTATGTCTTTGATTCCGTATTAAGACCTTGAAATAATTTTGCATGTTAACAAATTGAAAAAACAGCTTAAATACGAGATTTTTAGGAATTATAAAACCTAACTAGGATCAGCAAAAGTTTGATTAGGAAGTCAAAAAATATGAGCAAAAAGAATGCATTGGTATATTGTTTTGAATAATTATTCTTGATTATTGATTTAAATTTTCAAAAGCAGAATTACATATATCAGTCTGAAATTCGTCACTCTTTTCACAACCAATAACTATCAGTCATTTTCTTCCATGATGTAAAGATATTTGATGTCTTTAAGATATCTATTGAGAGCTGGATTGCTCTCTAGTGATATCTAATAAACAGAAAACAGTGTAAATACGGGATTCTTGAGGAATTTAAAAATCTAATGCAACCCAGTAAAATTTGATTGAGAAGGTCAAAAGTATGGTCAAAAAATACTCGCCAGTATATTATACTTTTCATATGAGTTAAGATGTTTTATCCGTTTTTGTAAAACCTGATTCATTTACTCAGATTTTATATACGCTTTAAAAGCCATTAATATCAAAGAGTATTACCTAACTTGCACTGTAAAATTTCAACTGTTTTCAAATAATATTAAATCCATAATATCGATTTAACGAGAAAACCATGCGAATTGAAACGATTTTGTCATGTACAATTTGCCAACTTTGAAATTGATGACTTTTCGATCAGATTAAGTATCACAGAATAGCATTCCTTTAACTGAACTAATCATTTTCATAATAAAGAAGTCCCCTTGACATTTCTGTAACTTGGAACCCCTCTATTTCTCGGCCTATTTTTCCACCGACGTAGTTTTCACGATTTTCTAGAAGCTCTTCAATGGTTACAACAATTGGGAAAGTTTTGAGATACTTTTCCCTATCAGGTGACCAAATATCAATAACATCAGCAATTAATAGATTAAAAAAGAATATAAGTGTTGCCTGTTGTTTGTAATCAATCCATTTAGTAGTTTTAACCCATCTTTTATTATTTTTGTCATCTTTTTTTACTTGTAAATATGTTAATGAATCACCATGTACTGATAAAATTTCATTCGTTCCTCTTGTACCACCATAAGAGAACCCATTTTCTTTTTGTGTTATTTGTAGTCCATGCTTGTAAGAGTTATAATCCTGTCTGTTATCCAGATATGTTACCGCAAATTGAATATACCTTTTAAAACGCTCTACTATTTCTTTTTCAGTCAAATTTGTCTTATCAATAATCTCCGCTGGGACACTCTTACTTCCATAAAATACAGCAGTAATAATTTCATCATCTGTAAAGTCAGATAAATTAAAAATATTATAGACTTGCTTTTTCAATTTCTGTATGTTGTTATTATATTTTGTTAAGGTCATGTCCGCTAAATCTAACCAAGGACATCCTCTCATAGAGCAATGTGCCATGTACAAACGTAAAAAAGATTCCAAACAATGGAAAACTGTTACCGCCAGTTCTGTTTTTGCATATTTTAAAATTTCTTCTTCTTCAAAAGATCTTTCATATTCTAAAATGCCTACTTTCATATTTGACCCTTTACAGTAAGATTCCGAGGACTCAATCATTTTGAGTAAAGAATCTAATTTTATTGAATAATAATCTTTGTTGTAATTCTTGTAAAATTCATCATTGAGTTCTTCAAACTGCTCAGAAGCTAGATTGAAGAAAGGATTGTTACTCTTCTTTGCTTTTTTAGACACTTCTTTTCACGCCCCTATACATATCATCAATAACAAACGTTTGCTTTGTTAAATTTTCCCTTATTATATCAATAATTCCAAATCATGAAATCTATTAGTCCATTCATACGCCACAAACGTGATCATTGTGCCTGTCAAGGTGATTGACTACCACAAATTGTCACTAAAAGCTACGAATCAAAATAGGATCAACAAAGGTATCAACAATAAGAATATGCTTCACAAACTTAGATGTGAAATGTCTTATTGGTATAAAGCAAATATTAATACTAAAAAACTATGAAGCTTTACGAGCTTTCTTAAGACCTGGTTAGACCAACCGTTTTTTAAACAGCTTCATAATGCTTTAATAGCAATGATCTAAAGAGATTGAAACATGAAAAATTTTATTGACTTTCAAATTATTTGAAAGCAATGGTGTCAATTATTTGCGAGCCAAATCAATACCATTAAATACATAAAGTATTGAGTGGGAATAAAGGATATAATCTAATTGAAGTTTTTACGCTGATTTAATATGGGTTTACGGGTTATAGAAGGGTTAATTCTATTTAAAATTTGATGGTTCCCCGCCAAAAAAGAGGCGGAAAAATAAGTTAATATTTTGATGGGTTACAGAAGTAGACTCCTTGACGATTTGGTCAAGAAGTCTATTTTATTTCCAAAGAAACTATACTTCAAACTCTCGAACACTTTGTTTCTCATCTTCTGTTAGTTTGAAAAGTTCCATAACTACCTCGTCAATCTCAGTGTTAAGATTGGAAATTAGGTAATCATCCCTTTTCTCTTTTTTACTTTCTTTCATGAGACGATGCACAATAATTTCCAATTTTTTTTGTTGTTCATCTGTCGCATCAGGTATGGGAAATTGTTTAAGTTCTTTGACTTGTAGCCTAGGAAACATTTTCCTTGATAGTTTGTCAAAAGTTATATAATACCAAATTGATACAGGTTTGGAGTTGATTAGAGCAAGTAAATAATAAGGATTTGTCTGGATATTTGTAACAACCAAAGAGCTAATGTTATTAATAAAGTATTCATCTGTATAAGTGGCTTCAAATGCATAGTTTTTTAAAGTTAAGATTTCACGTATTAAAATTCTTGGTTCATTAAATTTAACAGAATATCTTGGTTCAGCCAGATGGTCGCCATATTTTAGCCATTCATTACTCCAAATCAAATTATACCGTTTGACATCCTTCCCTTCAAGGTACCTGACGTATGATTCATCAATCTGTGTCTTCGAATCATAAATGCGGTTTTCTACATCTTCTGCAGATTGCTTTGGTTTTCCTTTTCCCTCTTGATAGGCTTTAATACCAGTTGTTGCCTTTGCAATTTCTGGTCTATTTAAAATTGGAAAAGTTTGTATTTTTTTATAAGCACTAATAACATCTGAATATTTCACCATTGATATACTAAAAATTGGAATATCACCAAAAAAATCTGAAGAAACTCTTCCAATTGTTGTAAACTCTTGAGACTTAAGCTCTACCATTTCAATCCAGTTGGGTTGTTTTTTCTTAAAGAAAATAATGCAATTGTCAACATTAGCATCCGTAAAGATTTTATCTAAGGAATTAATTAATACAACATCACTAGTCTCTTTAGATATGAACTCGCGAATCTTTGAATTCGTTTGAATGGTCAAGAAATTATTTGGAATAATAAAACTAAACGTCCCGCCTTTCCTCATCAATTTATATGCTAACTCAATAAAGAGTGTATACGTGTTGGCCTGATATTCACTAACTCTGTATGTCCTAGAATAATAATTTTTCACATCTTCGCTAAATGAGTGATTACGAGCAAAAATATAAGGTGGATTACCAATAACAAGGTCAAACCCAATAAATTCTCCATCTTCATTTAGAATTTCTGGAAATTCCATCCGCCATTCAAGTCCACTTGCAAACATTGGATTTTGCATAGCTCTATCAAAATCCTTTTGTGCTAATGAGAGTTGCTTATTAACTTCATTAAATCTTTCCTGTTCAGCTTTTTCATCCCCAAACAAATCAAATACACGAGCAGACTTCAATTCATTTTGAATTTTTTTCAGTCTTTTAAGCTCAGGACTTGTAGCCGAATCATCAAATGAAGCTTTGATTTTACTAATTTTTTCAAACATTTCTGCTTTTGTTCGCTTGTTATTTGTATTTTTGTAACTTTTAACAAGTTGTAAATAATCCTTAAAAATAGTCTTACGCATATCAAAACTAAAGTCTAAATCAAATTTATGAAGCAAACTATCTCCGACTTTAATATTAATGTCAATATTGGGAAGCGTCACAAGTTCTCCCGATTCATCATAGTAAGAATTTTTCAATAGCTCAATCCAAAGACGTAGACGACATATATTGGCAGAGTTTGGATTAATGTCAACTCCAAATAAACAATTTTCGATAATAGATTGCTTTTGAATGAACAACGATTTTTGTATCTTCAATGTCTGCTTTTTTTTGGTGTGATAAGAAAAATTGTCTCCATAGCTATCTTGAACAACCAGCTCATCGTTGGTTACATAAGCATTAATCTCTAAGGGTTGATCCTCCTTATCAAAAAGAACACGTAATTCCGATTTTAATGCAATAATTTCATTTAGAACCGAAACAAGAAAGTGACCAGAACCTACTGCTGGATCACATATTTTTAACGTATCAATGATGTTAGATATTTCCAATCGTTTTGCTGTCCGATCAGCAATATTTTCTATTTCATTTATATAACTTTTTATATCCTGTATATTGTTTGCTTTCCAGCCAAGAACAACATTGATTTTATCAACTACCGCGGTTCGTATAGCCTTCCTAGACATATACATTGTGATCTTGCCGGGAGTAAAAAATGAACCATCTGCGTATCCATTAATCTTTTCAAAAATTAATCCTAATACTGAAGCATTTATCAATTCATTTTTTGAGTTCACTTTCCCGGTAATCGTCGTTGAGAAATCAAAGCTATTCAAGAATTCGAACAGATATTGTTGAAAATCTAATTTCCCAGTTTTACGCTTTCCTCCAGCTCCTTTCAAAACTGTTTTACTATAAATATCTATATCTTCTTCCCGTAAGCTATCAATTGTAGTTCCCTTATCACGGTTAAGTTCTAGTTCACTCTCTTCAAATAAGGAACTGTTCAGGTATGGTACATATCCAAACTTTTCTTCTAGTCTTGGATTGCGCTGTTCATGACGTTTAGCTAATATTCCAAAAAATAAATCACTCAAATCACCATACGTCTTAATTTTATCGTAGGTCAAAAATTTGAAGCTTTCATCATTATTGAACGCAACAAGTTGAGACTCCAGAAGTTTTAAAAATAAAATTCGATTTACCCATACAACTGCTAATTGAACCGCATTATCATATTGTTCTTCTTCAGGCACATCATTTTGATCCAATCTACTGATTGTAGATTCCACCAAAGAAGCATACTGCCTTTTTTCCGGTTTAAATCGTTTAATAACTTTTGATGAACCTTCTTTTACCTCTTCTAACCCCATTATATAAAGTAATTCATCATAAAACGCTTTGTTCAATTTATTGGAATCAGTAAAAATTTCTTTATTTAAAAGATTCTCTGATGAGAAAAAACGATAAAGCTGTGTAAGATTATGTTTCTTTAACGTGATTGGTTTAGTTGAAGCCAAGGCATCTCTTAAATCAAAATGAGCAATAGCGATCCCTTTATCAATCGCTTTATCGATTTCCGGTCTAATAACCTCTGTGTAGAGAAAATCCGTATTCGAGCTAGACAGTTGTTTTTTTTGCCATTTTCCATATAAACTCAAAAGCTTCTTATTATTGTAGAAGTATTTTTCAAGTTCCTTTGCTTCAATAACAAACCATGACAAACCATTGGTAATAATTGACTTTTTAATCTCCAAGTTTTCAGAAATAGTACGCTCAAAAAGATAATATGAAACAGCCTCTTGAAAAGCTTTAGTATTGAGATTTTCAGTTGTCATCATTTCGTTAAGATTACTCAATCGCTTTGTTTCAATAGTAACCCCAAGTGTACTATTACTATCTTGTCCATTATATATAGCAAGATCAATGCGATTACTGGTGTTAATAAAGTTATTAGGCAGGACTGATTTTAGGAAACTAGAGATAATATTTTTTTGATGCTCTTCTGATTCATCTTTCTTTGAATCCAGTGTTTCAATATATGAGATAAGTTTGCTCTCAAACTCTTTTTTTTCATCCTCCTGTGGCATAATTGCCTGAACATTTTTGTTCATACTTTCTTTTAATGTGAGCCCTTTTATAGCCATATATTTCCTTTCCATTTCGTTATTCTCACGTAATTTGTTAATAGTCAAGATAATTATATCACAATGCTGTAGACTAGCTAACGAGAACAAACAAAAGTAATCTCTTGAAGCAATCTGGTATAAAGA
The DNA window shown above is from Enterococcus montenegrensis and carries:
- a CDS encoding type IIG restriction enzyme/methyltransferase codes for the protein MAIKGLTLKESMNKNVQAIMPQEDEKKEFESKLISYIETLDSKKDESEEHQKNIISSFLKSVLPNNFINTSNRIDLAIYNGQDSNSTLGVTIETKRLSNLNEMMTTENLNTKAFQEAVSYYLFERTISENLEIKKSIITNGLSWFVIEAKELEKYFYNNKKLLSLYGKWQKKQLSSSNTDFLYTEVIRPEIDKAIDKGIAIAHFDLRDALASTKPITLKKHNLTQLYRFFSSENLLNKEIFTDSNKLNKAFYDELLYIMGLEEVKEGSSKVIKRFKPEKRQYASLVESTISRLDQNDVPEEEQYDNAVQLAVVWVNRILFLKLLESQLVAFNNDESFKFLTYDKIKTYGDLSDLFFGILAKRHEQRNPRLEEKFGYVPYLNSSLFEESELELNRDKGTTIDSLREEDIDIYSKTVLKGAGGKRKTGKLDFQQYLFEFLNSFDFSTTITGKVNSKNELINASVLGLIFEKINGYADGSFFTPGKITMYMSRKAIRTAVVDKINVVLGWKANNIQDIKSYINEIENIADRTAKRLEISNIIDTLKICDPAVGSGHFLVSVLNEIIALKSELRVLFDKEDQPLEINAYVTNDELVVQDSYGDNFSYHTKKKQTLKIQKSLFIQKQSIIENCLFGVDINPNSANICRLRLWIELLKNSYYDESGELVTLPNIDINIKVGDSLLHKFDLDFSFDMRKTIFKDYLQLVKSYKNTNNKRTKAEMFEKISKIKASFDDSATSPELKRLKKIQNELKSARVFDLFGDEKAEQERFNEVNKQLSLAQKDFDRAMQNPMFASGLEWRMEFPEILNEDGEFIGFDLVIGNPPYIFARNHSFSEDVKNYYSRTYRVSEYQANTYTLFIELAYKLMRKGGTFSFIIPNNFLTIQTNSKIREFISKETSDVVLINSLDKIFTDANVDNCIIFFKKKQPNWIEMVELKSQEFTTIGRVSSDFFGDIPIFSISMVKYSDVISAYKKIQTFPILNRPEIAKATTGIKAYQEGKGKPKQSAEDVENRIYDSKTQIDESYVRYLEGKDVKRYNLIWSNEWLKYGDHLAEPRYSVKFNEPRILIREILTLKNYAFEATYTDEYFINNISSLVVTNIQTNPYYLLALINSKPVSIWYYITFDKLSRKMFPRLQVKELKQFPIPDATDEQQKKLEIIVHRLMKESKKEKRDDYLISNLNTEIDEVVMELFKLTEDEKQSVREFEV